In a single window of the Pongo abelii isolate AG06213 chromosome 1, NHGRI_mPonAbe1-v2.0_pri, whole genome shotgun sequence genome:
- the TMEM240 gene encoding transmembrane protein 240, protein MSMSANTMIFMILGASVVMAIACLMDMNALLDRFHNYILPHLRGEDRVCHCNCGRHHIHYVIPYDGDQSVVDASENYFVTDNVTKQEIDLMLGLLLGFCISWFLVWMDGVLHCAVRAWRAGRRYDGSWTWLPKLCSLRELGRRPHRPFEEAAGNMVHVKQKLYHNGHPSPRHL, encoded by the exons ATGTCCATGAGCGCGAACACCATGATCTTCATGATTCTGGGGGCGTCGGTCGTGATG GCCATCGCGTGCTTGATGGACATGAACGCGCTGCTGGACCGATTCCACAACTACATCCTCCCGCACCTGCGGGGCGAGGACCGCGTCTGCCACTGCAACTGTGGCCG GCACCACATCCACTACGTGATCCCGTACGACGGGGACCAGTCGGTGGTGGACGCCTCCGAGAACTACTTTGTGACGGACAATGTGACCAAGCAGGAGATCGACCTCATGCTGGGGCTGCTGCTCGGCTTCTGCATCAGCTGGTTCCTGGTGTGGATGGACGGCGTCCTGCACTGTGCCGTGCGCGCCTGGAGGGCCGGACGGCGCTACG ATGGCTCGTGGACCTGGCTGCCCAAGCTGTGCAGCCTGCGGGAGCTGGGCCGGCGGCCGCACAGGCCCTTCGAGGAGGCCGCCGGGAACATGGTGCACGTGAAGCAGAAACTCTACCACAATGGCCACCCCAGCCCGCGGCACCTGTGA